A single window of Nocardia sp. NBC_01327 DNA harbors:
- a CDS encoding hotdog fold domain-containing protein yields the protein MTKETATYRGWKKLPDNRLGHTLFSLGMVARVPYFGTVLPNVVRLEPGLCEVTAPKWFGIHNHLGTFHAIAACNLAEVAMGMLSEATVPGTHRWIPKAMNVQYLAKANSGLRAVAELPELPDFSAITEGQNLIVPVSIYDKSGAEVVHADITTWITPK from the coding sequence ATGACGAAAGAGACCGCCACCTACCGCGGCTGGAAGAAACTGCCGGACAATCGGCTCGGCCACACCCTGTTCTCCCTCGGCATGGTCGCGCGCGTCCCCTACTTCGGCACCGTGCTGCCGAACGTCGTGCGGCTCGAGCCCGGTCTGTGCGAGGTGACCGCGCCCAAGTGGTTCGGTATCCACAATCACCTGGGCACCTTCCATGCCATCGCCGCCTGCAACCTCGCCGAGGTCGCCATGGGCATGCTGTCGGAGGCCACCGTCCCCGGTACGCACCGCTGGATTCCCAAGGCCATGAACGTCCAGTACCTGGCGAAGGCCAATTCCGGCCTGCGCGCCGTAGCCGAACTCCCCGAACTGCCGGACTTCTCGGCCATCACCGAGGGCCAGAACCTCATCGTCCCCGTCTCCATCTACGACAAGTCCGGTGCGGAGGTCGTCCACGCCGACATCACCACCTGGATCACCCCGAAGTAG
- a CDS encoding lycopene cyclase family protein: MSEVGGAADVCVVGLGPTGRALAHRAVVAGLRVVAVDPRPERLWGPTYSCWIDELPEWLPRNVIASRIEAPVVWTQSEHRIARPYCVLSKQGLRDALPLDDATVITGRAHVVEAHRVELADGTEVRAATVFDTRGQASPGQRRTASAHGIFVDEDVAAPMVTPGEGLLLDWRGENGAGPDEPPSFLYAVPLGDGTVIFEETSLGLRGGMPQHELRRRTLNRLAAHGIRLRGDEPSEAAHYPLDDMPPKTGRGQVIPFGSRGGQMHPITGYCVADSLSQVDIALAALQRGDDPVEALWPWQARLVYWMRMRGVYGLGRLTTPQSISMFEAFFTGSPRQQRALLSAHDDFAALGAGLFLTVARTWPFHWRYDLVGWTHRNRWVGWDYGRPEPRNSPAAPEGTATP; this comes from the coding sequence ATGAGTGAGGTCGGCGGGGCTGCCGATGTTTGTGTGGTGGGGCTCGGGCCTACGGGGCGGGCGCTGGCGCATCGGGCCGTGGTGGCGGGGTTGCGGGTGGTCGCGGTGGATCCGCGGCCGGAGCGGCTGTGGGGGCCCACCTATTCGTGCTGGATCGACGAGTTGCCGGAGTGGTTGCCGCGCAACGTGATTGCCAGCCGGATCGAGGCGCCGGTGGTGTGGACGCAGAGCGAGCATCGGATCGCGCGGCCGTACTGCGTGCTGTCGAAGCAGGGGTTGCGGGATGCGCTCCCGCTGGACGACGCCACGGTGATCACCGGGCGGGCGCACGTGGTCGAGGCGCATCGGGTGGAGTTGGCCGACGGCACCGAGGTGCGGGCCGCCACGGTGTTCGACACCCGGGGGCAGGCGTCGCCGGGACAGCGCCGGACCGCCAGCGCGCACGGCATTTTCGTGGACGAGGACGTCGCCGCGCCCATGGTCACTCCGGGCGAGGGCCTGCTGCTGGACTGGCGCGGCGAGAACGGCGCGGGTCCGGACGAGCCGCCGTCGTTTCTGTACGCGGTGCCGCTCGGCGACGGGACGGTCATCTTCGAGGAGACCAGCCTGGGATTGCGGGGCGGCATGCCGCAGCACGAGCTACGCCGCCGTACCCTGAATCGGCTTGCGGCACACGGCATTCGACTACGCGGTGACGAGCCGAGCGAGGCCGCGCACTATCCACTGGACGATATGCCGCCGAAAACCGGTCGCGGACAGGTGATTCCGTTCGGTTCGCGCGGCGGGCAGATGCATCCCATCACCGGTTACTGTGTGGCCGATTCGCTCTCGCAGGTCGATATCGCGCTCGCCGCGCTGCAGCGCGGCGACGATCCGGTCGAAGCGCTGTGGCCGTGGCAGGCGCGGCTGGTGTACTGGATGCGGATGCGCGGCGTGTACGGGCTGGGCCGGCTGACCACGCCGCAGTCGATCTCCATGTTCGAGGCGTTCTTCACCGGCTCACCGCGACAGCAGCGCGCGCTGCTCTCCGCGCACGACGATTTCGCCGCGCTCGGTGCGGGACTGTTCCTGACGGTGGCCCGCACCTGGCCGTTCCACTGGCGCTACGACCTGGTCGGCTGGACGCACCGAAACCGCTGGGTGGGTTGGGATTACGGCCGGCCGGAGCCGCGAAACTCTCCGGCGGCGCCCGAGGGCACCGCCACCCCGTGA